A window from Sus scrofa isolate TJ Tabasco breed Duroc chromosome 2, Sscrofa11.1, whole genome shotgun sequence encodes these proteins:
- the CTNND1 gene encoding catenin delta-1 isoform X11 codes for MQEPGQIVETYTEEDPEGAMSVVSVETSDDGTTRRTETTVKKVVKTVTTRTVQPVPMGPDGLPVDASSVSNNYIQTLGRDFRKNGNGGPGPYVGQAGTATLPRNFHYPPDGYSRHYEDGYPSSSDNYGSLSRVTRIEERYRPSMEGYRAPSRQDVYGPQPQVRVGGSSVDLHRFHPEPYGLEDDQRSMGYDDLDYGMMSDYGTGRRTGTPSDPRRRLRSYEDMIGEEVPSDQYYWAPLAQHERGSLASLDSLRKGGPPPPNWRQPELPEVIAMLGFRLDAVKSNAAAYLQHLCYRNDKVKTDVRKLKGIPVLVGLLDHPKKEVHLGACGALKNISFGRDQDNKIAIKNCDGVPALVRLLRKARDMDLTEVITGTLWNLSSHDSIKMEIVDHALHALTDEVIIPHSGWEREPNEDCKPRHIEWESVLTNTAGCLRNVSSERSEARRKLRECDGLVDALIFIVQAEIGQKDSDSKLVENCVCLLRNLSYQVHREIPQAERYQEAPPNVANNTGPHAASCFGAKKGKGKKPTEDPANDAVDFPKRTSPARGYELLFQPEVVRIYISLLKESKTPAILEASAGAIQNLCAGRWTYGRYIRSALRQEKALSAIADLLTNEHERVVKAASGALRNLAVDARNKELIGKHAIPNLVKNLPGGQQSSSQNFSEDTVVSILNTINEVIAENLEAAKKLRETQGIEKLVLINKSGNRSEKEVRAAALVLQTIWGYKELRKPLEKEGWKKSDFQVNLNNASRSQSSHSYDDSTLPLIDRNQKSDKKPDREEIQMSSMGSNTKSLDNNYSTLNERGDHNRTLDRSGDLGEMEPLKGTPLMQDEGQESLEEELDVLVLDDEGDQMSYPPMQKI; via the exons ATGCAGGAGCCAGGGCAGATCGTGGAGACCTACACAGAGGAAGACCCTGAGGGAGCCATGTCTGTTGTCTCCGTGGAGACCTCAGATGATGGAACCACTAGGCGCACAGAGACCACA GTCAAGAAAGTGGTGAAGACCGTGACAACACGGACCGTACAGCCAGTCCCTATGGGACCAGATGGGCTGCCCGTGGATGCCTCATCCGTTTCTAACAACTACATCCAGACTCTGGGTCGTGACTTCCGCAAGAATGGCAATGGGGGACCTGGTCCCTATGTGGGGCAGGCCGGCACTGCTACccttcccaggaacttccactacCCTCCCGATGGATATAGCCGCCACTATGAAGATGGTTATCCAAGTAGCAGTGACAACTATGGCAGTCTGTCCCGGGTGACCCGCATTGAGGAGCGATACAGGCCCAGCATGGAGGGTTACCGGGCACCCAGTAGACAGGATGTGTATGGGCCCCAGCCCCAGGTTCGGGTAGGTGGGAGCAGCGTGGATCTGCATCGCTTTCATCCAGAGCCTTATGGGCTTGAGGATGACCAGCGTAGCATGGGCTACGATGACCTGGATTATGGCATGATGTCCGATTATGGCACTGGCCGTCGGACTGGGACACCCTCTGACCCTCGGCGACGCCTCAG GAGCTATGAAGACATGATTGGTGAGGAGGTGCCATCAGACCAGTACTACTGGGCTCCTTTGGCCCAGCACGAACGCGGAAGTTTAGCAAGCTTGGATAGCCTGCGCAAGGGAGGACCTCCACCCCCCAACTGGAGACAGCCAGAGCTGCCAGAGGTGATAGCCATGCTAGGATTCCGTTTGGATGCTGTCAAGTCCAATGCAGCTGCATACCTGCAACACTTGTGCTACCGCAATGACAAAGTGAAGACTGATGTTCGGAAGCTCAAGGGCATCCCAGTACTGGTGGGATTGTTAGACCACCCCAAAAAGGAAGTGCACCTTGGTGCCTGTGGAGCTCTCAAGAATATCTCTTTTGGACGTGACCAGGATAACAAGATAGCTATAAAAAACTGTGATGGTGTTCCTGCTCTTGTGAGATTACTCCGAAAGGCTCGTGATATGGACCTCACTGAAGTTATTACTG GAACCCTGTGGAATCTCTCATCCCATGACTCAATCAAGATGGAGATTGTGGACCATGCACTGCATGCCTTGACAGATGAAGTGATCATTCCGCATTCTGGTTGGGAACGGGAGCCTAATGAAGATTGTAAGCCACGCCATATTGAGTGGGAGTCGGTGCTCACCAACACAGCTGGCTGCCTTAG gaaTGTCAGCTCCGAGAGGAGTGAAGCTCGCCGGAAACTTCGGGAATGTGATGGTTTGGTGGACGCTCTCATTTTCATTGTTCAGGCTGAGATTGGACAGAAAGATTCAGACAGCAAG CTTGTGGAGAACTGTGTTTGCCTCCTTCGGAACTTGTCATATCAAGTTCACCGGGAAATCCCACAGGCAGAACGATACCAAGAGGCACCTCCCAATGTTGCCAACAATACTGGGCCACATGCTGCCAGTTGCTTTGGGGCCAAGAAGGGCAAAG ggaaaaaacccacagaggATCCAGCAAATGATGCAGTGGATTTCCCTAAAAGAACTAGTCCTGCTCGAG GCTATGAACTTTTATTTCAACCAGAGGTGGTTCGGATATATATCTCACTCCTCAAAGAGAGCAAGACTCCTGCCATCCTAGAAGCCTCAGCCGGGGCCATCCAGAACTTGTGTGCTGGGCGCTGGACG TATGGTCGATACATCCGCTCAGCTCTGCGTCAAGAAAAGGCTCTTTCTGCCATTGCTGACCTCCTGACTAATGAACATGAGCGGGTTGTGAAAGCTGCATCTGGAGCACTAAGAAATCTGGCTGTAGATGCTCGCAACAAAGAGTTAATTG GTAAACACGCTATTCCTAACTTGGTAAAAAATCTGCCAGGAGGGCAACAGAGCTCTTCCCAGAATTTTTCTGAGGACACTGTGGTCTCTATCCTGAACACCATCAATGAAGTTATTGCCGAGAACTTGGAGGCTGCCAAAAAGCTTCGAGAGACACAGGGGATTGAGAAGTTGGTTTTGATCAACAAATCAGG GAACCGCTCAGAAAAGGAAGTTCGGGCAGCAGCACTTGTATTACAGACAATCTGGGGATATAAGGAATTGCGGAAGCCACTGGAaaaagaaggatggaagaaatcagACTTTCAG GTGAATCTAAACAATGCTTCACGAAGCCAGAGCAGTCATTCATATGACGATAGCACTCTTCCTCTCATTGATCGGAACCAGAAATCAG ATAAGAAACCTGATCGGGAAGAAATTCAGATGAGCAGTATGGGATCAAACACAAAATCATTAG ataaCAACTATTCCACATTGAATGAGAGAGGGGACCACAATAGAACACTGGATCGATCTGGGGATCTAGGTGAAATGGAGCCATTGAAGGGAACACCCCTGATG CAGGACGAGGGGCAGGAATCTCTGGAGGAAGAGTTGGATGTGTTGGTTTTGGATGATGAGGGGGACCAAATGTCTTACCCCCCCATG CAGAAGATTTAG
- the CTNND1 gene encoding catenin delta-1 isoform X8, whose protein sequence is MDDSEVESTASILASVKEQEAQFEKLTRALEEERRHVSAQLERVRVSPQDANTLMANGTLTRRHQNGRFVGDADLERQKFSDLKLNGPQDHSHLLYSTIPRMQEPGQIVETYTEEDPEGAMSVVSVETSDDGTTRRTETTVKKVVKTVTTRTVQPVPMGPDGLPVDASSVSNNYIQTLGRDFRKNGNGGPGPYVGQAGTATLPRNFHYPPDGYSRHYEDGYPSSSDNYGSLSRVTRIEERYRPSMEGYRAPSRQDVYGPQPQVRVGGSSVDLHRFHPEPYGLEDDQRSMGYDDLDYGMMSDYGTGRRTGTPSDPRRRLRSYEDMIGEEVPSDQYYWAPLAQHERGSLASLDSLRKGGPPPPNWRQPELPEVIAMLGFRLDAVKSNAAAYLQHLCYRNDKVKTDVRKLKGIPVLVGLLDHPKKEVHLGACGALKNISFGRDQDNKIAIKNCDGVPALVRLLRKARDMDLTEVITGTLWNLSSHDSIKMEIVDHALHALTDEVIIPHSGWEREPNEDCKPRHIEWESVLTNTAGCLRNVSSERSEARRKLRECDGLVDALIFIVQAEIGQKDSDSKLVENCVCLLRNLSYQVHREIPQAERYQEAPPNVANNTGPHAASCFGAKKGKDEWFSRGKKPTEDPANDAVDFPKRTSPARGYELLFQPEVVRIYISLLKESKTPAILEASAGAIQNLCAGRWTYGRYIRSALRQEKALSAIADLLTNEHERVVKAASGALRNLAVDARNKELIGKHAIPNLVKNLPGGQQSSSQNFSEDTVVSILNTINEVIAENLEAAKKLRETQGIEKLVLINKSGNRSEKEVRAAALVLQTIWGYKELRKPLEKEGWKKSDFQVNLNNASRSQSSHSYDDSTLPLIDRNQKSDKKPDREEIQMSSMGSNTKSLDNNYSTLNERGDHNRTLDRSGDLGEMEPLKGTPLMKI, encoded by the exons ATGGACGACTCAGAGGTGGAGTCGACCGCCAGCATCTTGGCCTCTGTGAAGGAACAAGAGGCCCAGTTTGAGAAGCTGACCCGGGCGCTGGAGGAGGAACGGCGCCACGTCTCGGCGCAGCTGGAACGCGTCCGGGTCTCACCACAAGATGCCAACACGCTCATGGCCAACGGCACCCTCACCCGCCGGCATCAG AACGGCCGATTTGTGGGCGATGCTGACCTTGAGCGACAGAAATTTTCAGATCTAAAACTCAACGGACCCCAG GATCACAGTCACCTTCTGTATAGCACCATCCCCAGGATGCAGGAGCCAGGGCAGATCGTGGAGACCTACACAGAGGAAGACCCTGAGGGAGCCATGTCTGTTGTCTCCGTGGAGACCTCAGATGATGGAACCACTAGGCGCACAGAGACCACA GTCAAGAAAGTGGTGAAGACCGTGACAACACGGACCGTACAGCCAGTCCCTATGGGACCAGATGGGCTGCCCGTGGATGCCTCATCCGTTTCTAACAACTACATCCAGACTCTGGGTCGTGACTTCCGCAAGAATGGCAATGGGGGACCTGGTCCCTATGTGGGGCAGGCCGGCACTGCTACccttcccaggaacttccactacCCTCCCGATGGATATAGCCGCCACTATGAAGATGGTTATCCAAGTAGCAGTGACAACTATGGCAGTCTGTCCCGGGTGACCCGCATTGAGGAGCGATACAGGCCCAGCATGGAGGGTTACCGGGCACCCAGTAGACAGGATGTGTATGGGCCCCAGCCCCAGGTTCGGGTAGGTGGGAGCAGCGTGGATCTGCATCGCTTTCATCCAGAGCCTTATGGGCTTGAGGATGACCAGCGTAGCATGGGCTACGATGACCTGGATTATGGCATGATGTCCGATTATGGCACTGGCCGTCGGACTGGGACACCCTCTGACCCTCGGCGACGCCTCAG GAGCTATGAAGACATGATTGGTGAGGAGGTGCCATCAGACCAGTACTACTGGGCTCCTTTGGCCCAGCACGAACGCGGAAGTTTAGCAAGCTTGGATAGCCTGCGCAAGGGAGGACCTCCACCCCCCAACTGGAGACAGCCAGAGCTGCCAGAGGTGATAGCCATGCTAGGATTCCGTTTGGATGCTGTCAAGTCCAATGCAGCTGCATACCTGCAACACTTGTGCTACCGCAATGACAAAGTGAAGACTGATGTTCGGAAGCTCAAGGGCATCCCAGTACTGGTGGGATTGTTAGACCACCCCAAAAAGGAAGTGCACCTTGGTGCCTGTGGAGCTCTCAAGAATATCTCTTTTGGACGTGACCAGGATAACAAGATAGCTATAAAAAACTGTGATGGTGTTCCTGCTCTTGTGAGATTACTCCGAAAGGCTCGTGATATGGACCTCACTGAAGTTATTACTG GAACCCTGTGGAATCTCTCATCCCATGACTCAATCAAGATGGAGATTGTGGACCATGCACTGCATGCCTTGACAGATGAAGTGATCATTCCGCATTCTGGTTGGGAACGGGAGCCTAATGAAGATTGTAAGCCACGCCATATTGAGTGGGAGTCGGTGCTCACCAACACAGCTGGCTGCCTTAG gaaTGTCAGCTCCGAGAGGAGTGAAGCTCGCCGGAAACTTCGGGAATGTGATGGTTTGGTGGACGCTCTCATTTTCATTGTTCAGGCTGAGATTGGACAGAAAGATTCAGACAGCAAG CTTGTGGAGAACTGTGTTTGCCTCCTTCGGAACTTGTCATATCAAGTTCACCGGGAAATCCCACAGGCAGAACGATACCAAGAGGCACCTCCCAATGTTGCCAACAATACTGGGCCACATGCTGCCAGTTGCTTTGGGGCCAAGAAGGGCAAAG ATGAGTGGTTCTCCAGAG ggaaaaaacccacagaggATCCAGCAAATGATGCAGTGGATTTCCCTAAAAGAACTAGTCCTGCTCGAG GCTATGAACTTTTATTTCAACCAGAGGTGGTTCGGATATATATCTCACTCCTCAAAGAGAGCAAGACTCCTGCCATCCTAGAAGCCTCAGCCGGGGCCATCCAGAACTTGTGTGCTGGGCGCTGGACG TATGGTCGATACATCCGCTCAGCTCTGCGTCAAGAAAAGGCTCTTTCTGCCATTGCTGACCTCCTGACTAATGAACATGAGCGGGTTGTGAAAGCTGCATCTGGAGCACTAAGAAATCTGGCTGTAGATGCTCGCAACAAAGAGTTAATTG GTAAACACGCTATTCCTAACTTGGTAAAAAATCTGCCAGGAGGGCAACAGAGCTCTTCCCAGAATTTTTCTGAGGACACTGTGGTCTCTATCCTGAACACCATCAATGAAGTTATTGCCGAGAACTTGGAGGCTGCCAAAAAGCTTCGAGAGACACAGGGGATTGAGAAGTTGGTTTTGATCAACAAATCAGG GAACCGCTCAGAAAAGGAAGTTCGGGCAGCAGCACTTGTATTACAGACAATCTGGGGATATAAGGAATTGCGGAAGCCACTGGAaaaagaaggatggaagaaatcagACTTTCAG GTGAATCTAAACAATGCTTCACGAAGCCAGAGCAGTCATTCATATGACGATAGCACTCTTCCTCTCATTGATCGGAACCAGAAATCAG ATAAGAAACCTGATCGGGAAGAAATTCAGATGAGCAGTATGGGATCAAACACAAAATCATTAG ataaCAACTATTCCACATTGAATGAGAGAGGGGACCACAATAGAACACTGGATCGATCTGGGGATCTAGGTGAAATGGAGCCATTGAAGGGAACACCCCTGATG AAGATTTAG
- the CTNND1 gene encoding catenin delta-1 isoform X5, translated as MDDSEVESTASILASVKEQEAQFEKLTRALEEERRHVSAQLERVRVSPQDANTLMANGTLTRRHQNGRFVGDADLERQKFSDLKLNGPQDHSHLLYSTIPRMQEPGQIVETYTEEDPEGAMSVVSVETSDDGTTRRTETTVKKVVKTVTTRTVQPVPMGPDGLPVDASSVSNNYIQTLGRDFRKNGNGGPGPYVGQAGTATLPRNFHYPPDGYSRHYEDGYPSSSDNYGSLSRVTRIEERYRPSMEGYRAPSRQDVYGPQPQVRVGGSSVDLHRFHPEPYGLEDDQRSMGYDDLDYGMMSDYGTGRRTGTPSDPRRRLRSYEDMIGEEVPSDQYYWAPLAQHERGSLASLDSLRKGGPPPPNWRQPELPEVIAMLGFRLDAVKSNAAAYLQHLCYRNDKVKTDVRKLKGIPVLVGLLDHPKKEVHLGACGALKNISFGRDQDNKIAIKNCDGVPALVRLLRKARDMDLTEVITGTLWNLSSHDSIKMEIVDHALHALTDEVIIPHSGWEREPNEDCKPRHIEWESVLTNTAGCLRNVSSERSEARRKLRECDGLVDALIFIVQAEIGQKDSDSKLVENCVCLLRNLSYQVHREIPQAERYQEAPPNVANNTGPHAASCFGAKKGKGKKPTEDPANDAVDFPKRTSPARGYELLFQPEVVRIYISLLKESKTPAILEASAGAIQNLCAGRWTYGRYIRSALRQEKALSAIADLLTNEHERVVKAASGALRNLAVDARNKELIGKHAIPNLVKNLPGGQQSSSQNFSEDTVVSILNTINEVIAENLEAAKKLRETQGIEKLVLINKSGNRSEKEVRAAALVLQTIWGYKELRKPLEKEGWKKSDFQVNLNNASRSQSSHSYDDSTLPLIDRNQKSDKKPDREEIQMSSMGSNTKSLDNNYSTLNERGDHNRTLDRSGDLGEMEPLKGTPLMQDEGQESLEEELDVLVLDDEGDQMSYPPMQKI; from the exons ATGGACGACTCAGAGGTGGAGTCGACCGCCAGCATCTTGGCCTCTGTGAAGGAACAAGAGGCCCAGTTTGAGAAGCTGACCCGGGCGCTGGAGGAGGAACGGCGCCACGTCTCGGCGCAGCTGGAACGCGTCCGGGTCTCACCACAAGATGCCAACACGCTCATGGCCAACGGCACCCTCACCCGCCGGCATCAG AACGGCCGATTTGTGGGCGATGCTGACCTTGAGCGACAGAAATTTTCAGATCTAAAACTCAACGGACCCCAG GATCACAGTCACCTTCTGTATAGCACCATCCCCAGGATGCAGGAGCCAGGGCAGATCGTGGAGACCTACACAGAGGAAGACCCTGAGGGAGCCATGTCTGTTGTCTCCGTGGAGACCTCAGATGATGGAACCACTAGGCGCACAGAGACCACA GTCAAGAAAGTGGTGAAGACCGTGACAACACGGACCGTACAGCCAGTCCCTATGGGACCAGATGGGCTGCCCGTGGATGCCTCATCCGTTTCTAACAACTACATCCAGACTCTGGGTCGTGACTTCCGCAAGAATGGCAATGGGGGACCTGGTCCCTATGTGGGGCAGGCCGGCACTGCTACccttcccaggaacttccactacCCTCCCGATGGATATAGCCGCCACTATGAAGATGGTTATCCAAGTAGCAGTGACAACTATGGCAGTCTGTCCCGGGTGACCCGCATTGAGGAGCGATACAGGCCCAGCATGGAGGGTTACCGGGCACCCAGTAGACAGGATGTGTATGGGCCCCAGCCCCAGGTTCGGGTAGGTGGGAGCAGCGTGGATCTGCATCGCTTTCATCCAGAGCCTTATGGGCTTGAGGATGACCAGCGTAGCATGGGCTACGATGACCTGGATTATGGCATGATGTCCGATTATGGCACTGGCCGTCGGACTGGGACACCCTCTGACCCTCGGCGACGCCTCAG GAGCTATGAAGACATGATTGGTGAGGAGGTGCCATCAGACCAGTACTACTGGGCTCCTTTGGCCCAGCACGAACGCGGAAGTTTAGCAAGCTTGGATAGCCTGCGCAAGGGAGGACCTCCACCCCCCAACTGGAGACAGCCAGAGCTGCCAGAGGTGATAGCCATGCTAGGATTCCGTTTGGATGCTGTCAAGTCCAATGCAGCTGCATACCTGCAACACTTGTGCTACCGCAATGACAAAGTGAAGACTGATGTTCGGAAGCTCAAGGGCATCCCAGTACTGGTGGGATTGTTAGACCACCCCAAAAAGGAAGTGCACCTTGGTGCCTGTGGAGCTCTCAAGAATATCTCTTTTGGACGTGACCAGGATAACAAGATAGCTATAAAAAACTGTGATGGTGTTCCTGCTCTTGTGAGATTACTCCGAAAGGCTCGTGATATGGACCTCACTGAAGTTATTACTG GAACCCTGTGGAATCTCTCATCCCATGACTCAATCAAGATGGAGATTGTGGACCATGCACTGCATGCCTTGACAGATGAAGTGATCATTCCGCATTCTGGTTGGGAACGGGAGCCTAATGAAGATTGTAAGCCACGCCATATTGAGTGGGAGTCGGTGCTCACCAACACAGCTGGCTGCCTTAG gaaTGTCAGCTCCGAGAGGAGTGAAGCTCGCCGGAAACTTCGGGAATGTGATGGTTTGGTGGACGCTCTCATTTTCATTGTTCAGGCTGAGATTGGACAGAAAGATTCAGACAGCAAG CTTGTGGAGAACTGTGTTTGCCTCCTTCGGAACTTGTCATATCAAGTTCACCGGGAAATCCCACAGGCAGAACGATACCAAGAGGCACCTCCCAATGTTGCCAACAATACTGGGCCACATGCTGCCAGTTGCTTTGGGGCCAAGAAGGGCAAAG ggaaaaaacccacagaggATCCAGCAAATGATGCAGTGGATTTCCCTAAAAGAACTAGTCCTGCTCGAG GCTATGAACTTTTATTTCAACCAGAGGTGGTTCGGATATATATCTCACTCCTCAAAGAGAGCAAGACTCCTGCCATCCTAGAAGCCTCAGCCGGGGCCATCCAGAACTTGTGTGCTGGGCGCTGGACG TATGGTCGATACATCCGCTCAGCTCTGCGTCAAGAAAAGGCTCTTTCTGCCATTGCTGACCTCCTGACTAATGAACATGAGCGGGTTGTGAAAGCTGCATCTGGAGCACTAAGAAATCTGGCTGTAGATGCTCGCAACAAAGAGTTAATTG GTAAACACGCTATTCCTAACTTGGTAAAAAATCTGCCAGGAGGGCAACAGAGCTCTTCCCAGAATTTTTCTGAGGACACTGTGGTCTCTATCCTGAACACCATCAATGAAGTTATTGCCGAGAACTTGGAGGCTGCCAAAAAGCTTCGAGAGACACAGGGGATTGAGAAGTTGGTTTTGATCAACAAATCAGG GAACCGCTCAGAAAAGGAAGTTCGGGCAGCAGCACTTGTATTACAGACAATCTGGGGATATAAGGAATTGCGGAAGCCACTGGAaaaagaaggatggaagaaatcagACTTTCAG GTGAATCTAAACAATGCTTCACGAAGCCAGAGCAGTCATTCATATGACGATAGCACTCTTCCTCTCATTGATCGGAACCAGAAATCAG ATAAGAAACCTGATCGGGAAGAAATTCAGATGAGCAGTATGGGATCAAACACAAAATCATTAG ataaCAACTATTCCACATTGAATGAGAGAGGGGACCACAATAGAACACTGGATCGATCTGGGGATCTAGGTGAAATGGAGCCATTGAAGGGAACACCCCTGATG CAGGACGAGGGGCAGGAATCTCTGGAGGAAGAGTTGGATGTGTTGGTTTTGGATGATGAGGGGGACCAAATGTCTTACCCCCCCATG CAGAAGATTTAG